The following coding sequences are from one bacterium window:
- a CDS encoding ATP-dependent helicase, translating into MIILHAGYLAGELILWGEKPVEPGGVVRVRRGRQPRVPKPLPSPYDAGASAVSEALQEAAGLKLGPTQAGVPTVVWLPTVAGKPAANDALIAERPDPEAPVSLAPWMVGGLALAPQQWVDLLCRCGDQHTLAPGVIVGYDLRYWATALRFAGALVARQQFLPGLRETEGEYRACWEPLITGPEVERLSQLARAMPPACRALAKERTPAPQAAAREVLASGVSYLLDPLVRRGAITTGAVGQTLRRKPGASEVLHDQWLSALRSADGVMTANARDLAEFADQVRTWRHPLSATAAAPFRLCFRLEDPGVCGSESGLVMDLSKTGAPWRVSYLLQAVADPSLLVPAGGAWDETKHGVFQAADRAFNPREHLLLSLGQAAGLGPRIEESLRTAAPTGYTTDEVGAYEFLSDTAAALEQAGFGVLLPAWWTRKGTKLRLQARGKAASPEMQVPGTMSLGSIVEFNWEVALGDQTLSRKELEALARLKTPLVRLRGQWVHMGREEIQAALDFWKQREAEPVTARDVLHMALGLREAPGGLPVSDVAASGWLGELLGRLQGSTSFEVLSPPGDLRADLRPYQLRGYSWLSFLKQWGFGACLADDMGLGKTLQALALIQREWASNGKQPVLLVCPTS; encoded by the coding sequence ATGATAATCCTCCACGCCGGCTATCTCGCCGGTGAGCTGATTCTATGGGGCGAGAAACCCGTCGAGCCTGGCGGTGTCGTCCGCGTTCGTCGAGGGCGTCAGCCGCGAGTCCCCAAGCCACTGCCGTCGCCCTATGACGCCGGGGCCTCTGCCGTGAGTGAGGCCCTGCAGGAGGCGGCGGGACTGAAGCTGGGGCCGACGCAGGCCGGAGTGCCGACAGTCGTCTGGCTGCCGACCGTGGCCGGGAAGCCGGCGGCCAATGATGCGCTGATTGCCGAACGTCCGGACCCGGAAGCGCCGGTGTCGCTCGCGCCATGGATGGTAGGTGGACTCGCCCTGGCGCCGCAGCAGTGGGTGGACCTGCTCTGCCGGTGTGGCGACCAGCACACTCTGGCCCCCGGCGTCATCGTCGGCTATGACCTGCGCTACTGGGCCACAGCCCTGCGTTTCGCGGGGGCACTGGTGGCGAGACAGCAGTTTCTGCCTGGTCTGCGGGAGACCGAGGGTGAGTACCGCGCATGCTGGGAGCCGCTGATCACCGGGCCGGAGGTGGAGCGGCTGTCGCAGTTGGCGCGAGCCATGCCGCCGGCTTGCCGGGCTTTGGCGAAGGAGCGGACACCGGCTCCGCAGGCGGCGGCCCGCGAGGTACTGGCGTCCGGAGTGAGCTACCTGCTTGACCCGCTAGTACGCCGTGGCGCCATCACGACGGGGGCCGTAGGGCAGACGTTACGCAGAAAGCCCGGTGCCTCCGAGGTTCTCCACGATCAGTGGCTAAGCGCCCTCCGCTCAGCGGACGGGGTGATGACCGCAAACGCGCGGGACCTCGCAGAGTTCGCTGATCAGGTGAGGACGTGGCGTCATCCGCTGTCGGCGACGGCGGCGGCGCCCTTCCGGCTGTGCTTCCGCCTCGAAGACCCCGGCGTGTGCGGGTCCGAGAGTGGCCTCGTGATGGACCTGTCAAAGACCGGTGCGCCCTGGCGCGTTTCCTACCTGCTGCAGGCTGTTGCTGACCCAAGCCTGTTGGTCCCGGCGGGCGGGGCATGGGACGAGACCAAGCACGGAGTCTTTCAGGCCGCTGACCGGGCCTTCAATCCTAGGGAGCATCTGCTGCTGTCGCTGGGCCAAGCGGCGGGGCTGGGCCCGCGCATCGAGGAGAGTCTGCGAACAGCCGCGCCGACCGGCTACACAACCGACGAAGTCGGCGCCTACGAGTTCCTCTCAGACACGGCGGCGGCCCTCGAACAGGCGGGGTTTGGGGTGCTGCTGCCGGCGTGGTGGACGCGTAAGGGCACCAAGCTGCGCCTGCAGGCGCGCGGCAAGGCTGCCAGCCCGGAAATGCAGGTCCCGGGGACGATGTCGCTGGGCAGCATCGTCGAGTTCAACTGGGAGGTGGCGCTGGGCGACCAGACGCTGTCGCGCAAGGAGTTGGAGGCGCTCGCCAGGCTCAAGACGCCGCTGGTGCGCCTGCGGGGGCAATGGGTGCATATGGGCCGCGAGGAAATCCAGGCGGCGCTGGATTTCTGGAAACAGCGTGAGGCGGAGCCGGTCACCGCGCGTGACGTCCTGCACATGGCGCTGGGGCTGCGCGAGGCGCCCGGTGGCCTACCGGTCAGTGACGTCGCGGCCAGCGGGTGGCTGGGCGAGTTGCTCGGGCGGCTTCAGGGCTCGACGAGTTTCGAGGTTCTGTCGCCGCCGGGCGACCTACGCGCCGACCTGCGCCCCTACCAACTGCGCGGGTACTCGTGGCTCAGCTTCCTCAAACAATGGGGATTCGGCGCCTGCCTGGCCGATGACATGGGCCTGGGCAAGACCCTGCAGGCGCTGGCGCTGATCCAGCGGGAATGGGCGTCGAATGGGAAGCAGCCCGTGCTGCTGGTTTGCCCCACGTCC